The following are from one region of the Abiotrophia defectiva ATCC 49176 genome:
- a CDS encoding NYN domain-containing protein, with protein MKRQAYLLVDGYNMIGAWPHLSRLQVVNIQEARDRLIAELASYARVRQVQVIVVFDAQLVPGRATRLEQSGVQVVFTEENETADSYIERGVGAYIHPLNRVTVATSDMAEQWTIFQQGALRMSAQELWLDLKLAKEEMTADVERYYSRRLRRHSPWSAKQLAKLDQLRKTL; from the coding sequence ATGAAAAGACAGGCCTACCTTTTGGTGGATGGCTACAATATGATTGGTGCGTGGCCACACCTGTCGCGTCTTCAAGTGGTTAATATCCAAGAAGCGCGGGATCGACTAATAGCTGAACTGGCCAGTTATGCCAGGGTGAGACAGGTCCAAGTGATTGTGGTCTTTGATGCCCAATTAGTACCTGGACGAGCGACAAGGCTTGAGCAGTCTGGAGTGCAAGTGGTTTTTACCGAGGAGAACGAAACGGCAGACTCGTATATTGAGAGGGGAGTAGGAGCCTATATCCATCCGTTGAACCGCGTAACGGTGGCGACGAGTGATATGGCTGAGCAATGGACTATTTTTCAACAGGGAGCCCTTCGTATGTCGGCTCAAGAATTATGGCTTGATTTGAAGTTAGCCAAGGAAGAAATGACTGCAGATGTCGAACGTTACTATAGTAGACGGCTCCGCCGGCACAGCCCGTGGAGCGCAAAACAATTGGCGAAACTCGATCAATTGCGCAAAACACTTTAA
- the rlmB gene encoding 23S rRNA (guanosine(2251)-2'-O)-methyltransferase RlmB, with protein sequence MKYDTSRSRKSTSKRQTHKKKYDETTDKKIENNQEVSSQEEIIFGKHAVMETLKKNKGINKLFYQKGLADSKISSIIELVKNHGGIFQEVPKSKLDELTQGANHQGLVLTVPPFDYQTIEDCLALAESKGQPPFLLILDGIEDPHNLGSILRTADAFGVHGIIIPKRRAVGLTGIVAKTSTGAIEHVPVVRVANIAQTIELLQNQGIWVFATDMAGEDVRQWNSQGPLAIVIGNEGQGVSPLVKQKADGIVTIPMVGHVQSLNASVAAGVLVYEVARHRMN encoded by the coding sequence ATGAAATATGATACAAGTCGGTCGCGCAAATCAACTAGTAAGCGACAAACGCATAAAAAGAAATATGATGAAACAACAGACAAGAAAATAGAAAATAATCAAGAAGTATCTTCCCAAGAGGAAATTATCTTTGGCAAACACGCGGTAATGGAAACCCTTAAAAAAAATAAGGGGATAAATAAACTTTTTTATCAAAAAGGGCTGGCAGATTCTAAAATAAGTAGTATAATAGAATTAGTAAAAAACCACGGCGGAATTTTTCAAGAAGTTCCGAAAAGTAAACTGGATGAATTGACCCAAGGTGCTAATCACCAAGGGTTGGTTCTCACCGTGCCTCCTTTTGATTATCAGACCATAGAAGACTGCCTTGCCTTGGCCGAAAGTAAAGGTCAGCCTCCTTTCCTACTGATTCTTGATGGGATTGAAGATCCTCATAATTTGGGGTCCATTCTTCGCACGGCGGATGCTTTTGGTGTCCACGGAATCATCATTCCTAAGCGTCGCGCAGTCGGTTTAACAGGCATTGTTGCCAAGACATCCACAGGGGCTATCGAACATGTGCCCGTTGTTCGTGTTGCAAATATCGCTCAGACCATTGAACTGCTACAAAATCAAGGGATCTGGGTCTTCGCCACGGATATGGCGGGAGAAGATGTGCGCCAGTGGAATAGTCAAGGGCCTTTAGCGATTGTCATTGGGAATGAAGGTCAAGGGGTCTCTCCTCTTGTGAAGCAAAAAGCAGATGGCATAGTCACCATCCCAATGGTGGGACATGTCCAAAGTCTTAATGCTAGCGTGGCAGCAGGCGTATTGGTTTATGAAGTTGCCCGGCATCGGATGAATTAG
- the secE gene encoding preprotein translocase subunit SecE, with product MGYIKNVGKEMKRVTWPSLGEVNKYTWTVIIMVVLLGLYFGGIDFGLSNLLNYFYAL from the coding sequence ATGGGATACATTAAGAACGTCGGAAAAGAAATGAAACGTGTGACTTGGCCAAGCTTAGGTGAAGTCAACAAATATACATGGACAGTCATTATTATGGTCGTTTTATTAGGCCTCTACTTCGGTGGCATCGACTTTGGCTTGTCCAACTTACTCAACTACTTCTACGCCCTCTAA
- a CDS encoding Mini-ribonuclease 3 — translation MNQVDQLNGAALAYIGDAIYEVYVRQHVIASGLTQPNRLHRAATRYVEAKGQAYAMQCLRDQETLNEEELTIYKRGRNHKANTKAKNASIGDYRQATGFEALLGWLHLSGQSQRLEELIAQSLALIDQRGQ, via the coding sequence ATGAATCAAGTGGATCAATTAAATGGGGCTGCCCTAGCCTATATTGGGGATGCTATCTATGAGGTTTATGTCAGACAGCATGTCATTGCCTCTGGCTTGACCCAGCCCAATCGTCTGCATCGGGCAGCGACCCGCTATGTAGAGGCCAAGGGCCAGGCCTATGCCATGCAGTGTCTGCGGGACCAAGAGACCTTAAATGAAGAGGAATTAACTATCTATAAGCGGGGGCGCAATCATAAGGCTAATACCAAGGCTAAGAATGCCAGCATTGGCGATTACCGCCAAGCAACAGGCTTTGAAGCCCTACTTGGCTGGCTTCATCTCTCCGGGCAAAGTCAGCGTTTGGAGGAGTTGATTGCCCAGTCTCTAGCCCTGATCGATCAGAGAGGACAATAG
- the rpmG gene encoding 50S ribosomal protein L33 has protein sequence MAQKKGALACSECGQRNYHMTPTQMGQSQRLEIKKFCKYCNKHTLHKETK, from the coding sequence TTGGCTCAAAAGAAAGGTGCCTTAGCCTGTAGTGAATGTGGTCAACGTAATTACCACATGACACCCACGCAGATGGGACAGTCGCAACGCTTAGAAATCAAGAAATTCTGCAAGTATTGCAACAAGCATACCTTGCATAAAGAAACTAAATAG
- a CDS encoding ABC transporter ATP-binding protein: MRKISKLFVGKFNLVLACILFSILLSFDGIGGPYFLGRFTDFLTVGDYISGTWTTVQWLAFLMLIALSQALQRYFLAKIRTQVRIELKAQELTKASARPRLGAASGYLASITTEVTQIDERIVASLLTFVYCLLQTAVTFSFLMMLDVPVGLIFVGLGFIPVLVPRLSAKWLKEATLNWQGENQRFVNQLDDFLKGRKLLSRFQALLPGQTRVMSQLNYSESAYLQMELKQQIANTLVSLLYVGALLVGLLLGIQSVMAGRLTVGALITIYMAADRVISPLMTCIQLYNNMSATQPLLDKIMQPVQAEKSHLELVRGEKQALIQVQDGTVGYPNRPLIKGLNLQLNLGEKILLQAPSGSGKSTLIQTLMGEIPLLEGKVSLNRDALPSDEGSWFGMVEQAPFVFNLTLGENLSLGLDYRSEEMEMALQAVGLAKFADPESLARVLGGDQQILSGGELKRLEVARALLFKKPILLVDEALSGLDAQAAKALNQVLRQYPGLVIDIEHHITSDLISQYDRVLTIRDGYLEEIRA, translated from the coding sequence ATGAGGAAAATAAGTAAATTATTTGTTGGAAAGTTTAATTTAGTTCTGGCTTGCATCCTATTTTCTATTTTACTTTCCTTCGATGGTATCGGGGGACCATACTTTTTAGGGCGTTTTACCGACTTTCTGACAGTGGGAGATTATATTTCCGGGACTTGGACAACAGTGCAGTGGCTTGCTTTTCTCATGCTAATTGCCCTTTCGCAGGCCTTACAGCGTTACTTCCTAGCTAAAATTCGGACCCAAGTTAGGATTGAGTTAAAAGCCCAAGAATTGACTAAGGCCAGTGCTAGACCGCGATTGGGCGCTGCTAGTGGCTATCTGGCTAGTATTACGACCGAGGTGACGCAGATTGATGAGCGGATAGTTGCTAGCCTCTTGACATTTGTCTACTGTCTTTTGCAGACGGCGGTTACTTTTAGCTTCTTAATGATGCTTGATGTACCAGTAGGGCTGATTTTTGTTGGGCTAGGATTTATACCTGTCTTGGTACCGCGCCTCAGCGCCAAGTGGCTCAAAGAGGCCACTCTAAACTGGCAAGGAGAAAACCAGCGTTTCGTCAATCAATTGGATGATTTTCTTAAAGGGCGTAAACTCCTAAGTCGTTTTCAGGCACTGCTACCGGGACAAACGCGTGTTATGTCCCAATTGAATTATTCAGAGTCAGCCTATCTCCAAATGGAGCTCAAGCAACAAATAGCCAACACCTTGGTTAGTTTACTCTATGTTGGTGCCCTCTTGGTGGGTTTGCTACTTGGCATTCAATCTGTCATGGCAGGCCGTCTAACGGTGGGGGCGTTGATTACCATTTACATGGCGGCAGATCGGGTGATTTCTCCCCTAATGACCTGTATTCAACTTTATAATAATATGTCCGCAACACAGCCACTCCTAGACAAGATAATGCAACCAGTTCAAGCTGAAAAGTCGCACCTAGAGTTAGTGCGTGGTGAAAAGCAAGCATTGATTCAGGTGCAGGATGGGACAGTTGGTTATCCAAATCGTCCTTTGATTAAAGGCTTGAATCTCCAGTTGAACTTGGGAGAAAAAATCCTCCTGCAGGCGCCATCAGGTTCGGGTAAGTCAACCCTTATCCAGACTCTGATGGGCGAAATCCCACTGCTGGAAGGCAAAGTGAGTCTGAATCGAGATGCATTACCATCGGATGAAGGATCTTGGTTTGGTATGGTGGAACAAGCACCTTTTGTTTTTAATCTGACTTTAGGAGAAAATTTAAGTTTAGGACTAGATTACAGGTCAGAGGAAATGGAGATGGCCTTACAAGCTGTAGGATTGGCGAAGTTTGCTGATCCAGAATCTTTGGCTAGAGTTTTGGGTGGTGACCAACAAATTTTGTCAGGCGGTGAACTCAAGCGATTAGAGGTTGCACGTGCGCTTCTCTTCAAAAAGCCTATTTTGCTAGTGGATGAGGCTCTTTCAGGACTTGACGCTCAGGCTGCAAAAGCCTTAAACCAAGTATTACGTCAATATCCCGGCTTGGTTATTGACATTGAGCACCATATTACGTCAGA
- the rplA gene encoding 50S ribosomal protein L1 — protein MAKKSKNLQAALAKVDRNKKYEANEAVTLAKEIDFAKFDATVEVSYNLNIDVKKADQQIRGAMVLPHGTGKTSRVVVIARGEKAKEAEAAGADFVGEADLIQKISDGWLEFDVMVATPDMMGQVGRLGRVLGPKGLMPNPKTGTVTMDVTKAVNDIKAGQVTYRADKAGIVNVPIGKVSFEDNKLVENLKALHEQILRVKPAAAKGTYINNLTLSTTFGPGIKLDVTSL, from the coding sequence ATGGCTAAAAAGAGCAAAAACTTACAAGCGGCTCTTGCAAAAGTAGACCGCAACAAAAAATATGAAGCTAACGAAGCTGTTACCTTAGCAAAAGAAATCGACTTCGCTAAGTTCGACGCTACCGTTGAAGTTTCTTACAACTTAAACATCGACGTTAAGAAAGCTGACCAACAAATCCGTGGCGCAATGGTATTGCCACACGGGACTGGTAAAACCAGCCGTGTAGTTGTAATCGCGCGTGGCGAAAAAGCTAAAGAAGCGGAAGCAGCAGGTGCTGACTTTGTTGGTGAAGCAGACTTAATCCAAAAGATTTCTGACGGTTGGTTAGAATTCGACGTGATGGTCGCTACCCCTGACATGATGGGTCAAGTGGGTCGCCTTGGTCGTGTCTTAGGGCCAAAAGGCTTGATGCCAAACCCTAAAACCGGGACTGTTACCATGGACGTAACCAAAGCAGTTAACGACATCAAAGCTGGTCAAGTCACTTACCGTGCTGACAAAGCTGGTATCGTGAACGTGCCAATCGGTAAAGTATCTTTTGAAGACAACAAATTGGTTGAAAACCTCAAGGCGCTTCACGAGCAAATCTTGCGTGTGAAACCAGCCGCTGCTAAAGGTACTTACATCAACAACTTGACTTTGAGCACTACTTTTGGTCCTGGGATCAAGTTGGATGTTACTTCTCTCTAA
- a CDS encoding phosphatidylglycerophosphatase A family protein — translation MTHDEHLEQHMYDLLSQRGVTIKDIAHIVYDLQVDYVPHITIEQCQSHVQEVLKKREVQHAVVTGIELDMAVEAGHFSPILRDIIARDAGLYGIDEILALSIVNVYGSIGLTNFGYVDKMKTGIVKELDSKTPGRVNTFIDDLVGAIAAAAAARIAHAGLERNQD, via the coding sequence ATGACACACGATGAACACTTAGAACAGCATATGTATGATCTCTTAAGCCAACGAGGCGTGACCATTAAGGATATCGCCCACATTGTCTACGACTTACAAGTGGATTATGTGCCCCATATTACGATTGAGCAGTGTCAGTCTCACGTTCAAGAAGTCCTCAAGAAACGCGAGGTTCAGCACGCAGTAGTCACTGGTATTGAGTTAGATATGGCGGTAGAAGCGGGCCACTTCTCGCCTATTTTGCGGGACATTATTGCGCGCGATGCGGGTCTTTATGGGATTGATGAGATTCTGGCCCTGTCCATTGTCAATGTCTACGGGTCGATTGGCCTGACCAACTTTGGCTATGTAGACAAAATGAAGACCGGCATCGTCAAAGAACTAGATTCCAAGACGCCTGGCCGGGTCAACACTTTCATTGATGACTTGGTAGGCGCCATTGCAGCCGCTGCTGCAGCTCGAATTGCTCACGCAGGTTTAGAGAGAAATCAAGACTAG
- a CDS encoding RNA polymerase sigma factor, translating into MDFHQYEDTELPALDQAVAALKADFDGQQFEQLLRQFSPLIRSCYLMSKSAYLDYADFQQEARVTLWKAIFTYNGGIPFKSYFKIVLIRHFSHLYRYESAHKRVQASDCVSLDVDDYVREQLEAHFDPLSPLAQGHDVAPEDWCLAREASDGYFSSLSDWEKEVLLACLDGMSVEEMSQVKGKSQRSCQSALSRCRKKLEDFCKRLDK; encoded by the coding sequence ATGGATTTTCATCAGTACGAAGACACAGAGTTGCCAGCACTAGATCAAGCAGTTGCAGCACTCAAGGCAGATTTTGATGGCCAACAATTTGAACAATTGTTGCGCCAGTTCAGTCCTTTGATTAGAAGTTGTTATTTGATGAGTAAGTCTGCCTATCTTGATTATGCAGACTTCCAACAAGAAGCTAGAGTTACTTTGTGGAAGGCCATCTTCACTTATAATGGTGGAATTCCCTTCAAGAGTTACTTTAAAATTGTCCTTATCCGACATTTTAGCCATTTATATCGTTATGAATCGGCTCATAAACGTGTTCAAGCATCCGATTGTGTTTCTCTGGATGTGGATGACTATGTGAGAGAACAACTAGAGGCACATTTCGATCCTTTGAGTCCCCTAGCCCAAGGTCATGATGTGGCACCAGAAGATTGGTGTCTGGCACGTGAAGCCTCCGATGGTTATTTTTCAAGTTTGTCTGATTGGGAAAAAGAGGTTCTCTTAGCTTGCCTAGATGGCATGAGTGTCGAGGAGATGTCTCAGGTCAAGGGCAAGTCCCAACGTTCTTGTCAAAGTGCTCTAAGCCGCTGTCGTAAAAAACTAGAAGATTTCTGCAAGAGGCTTGACAAATAG
- the rplL gene encoding 50S ribosomal protein L7/L12 codes for MALNIENIIAEIKEATIIELNDLVKAIEEEFGVTAAAPVAVAAGPAAAAEEKTEFDVELTNAGAGKIKVIKVVREATGLGLKEAKELVDGAPSVVKEGASKEDAEALKAALEEVGATVTLK; via the coding sequence ATGGCATTAAACATTGAAAACATTATTGCTGAAATCAAAGAAGCAACAATCATCGAATTAAACGATTTAGTAAAAGCAATCGAAGAAGAATTTGGCGTAACTGCAGCAGCTCCTGTAGCAGTAGCAGCAGGTCCAGCAGCAGCAGCTGAAGAGAAAACTGAATTTGACGTTGAATTAACTAACGCAGGTGCAGGTAAGATCAAAGTTATCAAGGTTGTCCGTGAAGCAACTGGCTTAGGCTTGAAAGAAGCTAAAGAATTAGTTGACGGCGCACCATCTGTAGTCAAGGAAGGCGCTTCTAAAGAAGACGCAGAAGCTTTGAAAGCTGCCTTGGAAGAAGTTGGCGCAACTGTAACCTTGAAGTAA
- a CDS encoding uracil-xanthine permease family protein — protein MELQTSKVRMLLDVEQKPPFLQGLLLSAQHVFAMFGATILVPLILGMPVSVALFASGIGTLIYMVSTQFKVPVYLGSSFAFIQAMAFANSQMNGDVSAAQTGVVLVGLVYVGMALLIRAIGTTWIDRLLPPIVIGPMIMVIGLGLANSAVKNAGFVEGGDIKHILVALVTFLITAFINTKAKGFLKIIPFLFGIIGGYLLAVILGLVDFTPVLEAAWFEVPHLYLPFETGGFFSHYHLYFGPETWAILPVAVVTIAEHIGDHTVLGQICGRKFLEKPGLHRTLIGDGVATAVSAFIGGPANTTYGENTGVVGMTRIASVSVIRNAALFAIGLSFMGKFTAIISTIPKPVLGGMAILLYGVIASNGLKVLIEKQVDFHQVRNLIIASSMLVLGLGGAVLKLGPVTLSGTALCALAGVLLNLILPHEEKFQDQKVEELLGEA, from the coding sequence ATGGAACTACAAACGTCCAAAGTCCGCATGCTGCTTGATGTCGAGCAGAAGCCGCCTTTCCTACAAGGGCTCTTGTTGAGCGCCCAACACGTCTTTGCCATGTTTGGGGCGACCATTCTGGTGCCCCTGATTCTGGGGATGCCGGTTTCGGTGGCGCTCTTTGCCTCAGGGATAGGGACCCTCATCTACATGGTCTCGACCCAGTTCAAGGTGCCGGTCTACCTAGGGTCGTCCTTCGCCTTTATCCAGGCCATGGCCTTCGCTAATAGTCAGATGAATGGCGATGTCTCTGCTGCCCAAACCGGGGTGGTGCTAGTTGGGCTAGTCTATGTTGGGATGGCCCTCTTGATTCGGGCAATTGGAACCACCTGGATTGATCGCTTATTGCCACCTATTGTGATTGGGCCCATGATTATGGTAATCGGTTTGGGCTTAGCCAACTCAGCGGTTAAGAATGCTGGTTTTGTGGAGGGGGGCGACATCAAACATATCCTGGTCGCCCTTGTTACCTTCTTAATCACGGCCTTCATCAATACCAAAGCCAAGGGTTTTCTCAAAATCATCCCCTTCCTCTTTGGGATTATTGGGGGCTACTTGCTAGCTGTTATTCTTGGTTTAGTAGACTTCACGCCAGTCCTAGAGGCAGCTTGGTTTGAAGTGCCGCATCTCTATCTACCATTTGAAACTGGGGGCTTCTTCAGTCACTATCACCTCTACTTTGGGCCAGAGACTTGGGCGATTTTGCCGGTAGCAGTCGTGACCATTGCAGAACATATTGGGGACCATACAGTGTTGGGGCAAATCTGTGGCCGTAAGTTCTTGGAAAAACCAGGCCTCCATCGGACCTTGATTGGGGATGGGGTGGCGACCGCTGTGTCAGCCTTTATCGGGGGGCCGGCCAATACCACTTATGGCGAGAACACCGGGGTGGTAGGGATGACCCGTATCGCTTCCGTCTCTGTCATTCGCAATGCCGCCCTCTTTGCTATCGGGCTTAGCTTTATGGGCAAATTCACGGCCATCATCTCCACTATTCCTAAACCCGTATTAGGTGGTATGGCCATCCTACTCTATGGGGTTATTGCTTCTAACGGTTTGAAAGTGCTGATTGAGAAGCAAGTTGACTTCCACCAAGTCCGCAACTTGATTATCGCCAGTTCTATGCTAGTGCTAGGCTTGGGCGGCGCGGTTCTCAAATTAGGACCGGTGACCTTATCCGGTACTGCCCTCTGCGCCTTGGCTGGCGTCCTGCTCAACTTAATCTTGCCACACGAAGAAAAATTCCAAGACCAGAAGGTTGAAGAATTACTTGGTGAAGCGTAA
- the rplJ gene encoding 50S ribosomal protein L10 yields MTKAILLKKQEEVSKVAEELKSAASVVVVDYLGLTVEEVTNLRKELRDNGVQMKVVKNTILRRAAAQAEIEGLDAHFVGPTAIVFSESEVVAPAKVIAEFAKKAEKLEIKGGLIEGKAASAEDVKALAALPDRDGMLSMLLSVLQAPVRNTALAIKAVAEAKESAA; encoded by the coding sequence ATGACAAAAGCAATTCTCTTGAAAAAGCAAGAAGAAGTTTCAAAAGTTGCTGAAGAACTCAAATCTGCAGCATCTGTAGTCGTTGTTGACTACTTAGGCTTAACCGTTGAAGAAGTGACTAACTTACGTAAAGAGTTACGTGATAACGGCGTGCAAATGAAGGTTGTGAAAAACACCATCTTACGTCGTGCTGCTGCTCAAGCTGAAATCGAAGGCTTGGATGCCCACTTTGTAGGCCCAACTGCTATCGTGTTCAGCGAATCAGAAGTTGTAGCGCCAGCGAAAGTTATCGCAGAATTCGCGAAGAAAGCTGAAAAGCTTGAAATCAAAGGTGGCTTAATCGAAGGGAAAGCAGCTTCAGCAGAAGACGTGAAGGCTCTTGCAGCTCTTCCAGACCGCGATGGCATGCTCTCTATGCTCCTTTCTGTACTGCAAGCCCCAGTACGCAACACTGCATTGGCTATTAAAGCTGTTGCAGAAGCAAAAGAAAGTGCAGCTTAA
- the nusG gene encoding transcription termination/antitermination protein NusG, with product MSKEWYVLHTYSGYENKVKENIEMRTESMNMQDHIFRIAVPEEEVVEKTDGVEKKKVEKTFPGYVLVEMEMSDEAWFIVRNTPGVTGFVGSHGAGSKPSPLLPEEIAAILGDAPMPSQRVELNVEEGDYVSIIDGAFSGLSGQIEEIDRDHDKLKVVIEMFGRETVAELDFVQVKKEDI from the coding sequence ATGAGTAAAGAATGGTATGTATTACACACGTACTCAGGGTACGAAAACAAGGTCAAAGAAAATATCGAGATGCGGACGGAAAGCATGAACATGCAAGACCACATCTTCCGTATTGCGGTGCCTGAAGAAGAAGTTGTTGAGAAGACCGATGGCGTAGAGAAGAAAAAAGTCGAAAAGACCTTCCCTGGCTATGTCCTAGTAGAGATGGAAATGTCTGATGAGGCTTGGTTTATTGTTCGTAATACACCAGGTGTAACTGGTTTTGTTGGCTCTCATGGTGCCGGCTCAAAACCATCCCCACTCTTGCCAGAAGAAATTGCGGCTATCTTGGGTGACGCGCCAATGCCAAGTCAACGTGTAGAACTCAATGTAGAAGAAGGAGACTATGTGTCCATTATCGATGGGGCTTTCTCTGGCCTATCTGGTCAAATCGAGGAAATCGACCGTGATCATGACAAACTCAAAGTAGTGATTGAAATGTTTGGTCGTGAGACAGTGGCGGAATTAGACTTCGTGCAAGTTAAAAAAGAAGATATTTAA
- the rplK gene encoding 50S ribosomal protein L11, with product MAKKVVKQVKLQIPAGKASPAPPVGPALGQAQVNIMGFCKEFNARTQDQAGLIIPVVISVYEDRSFTFITKTPPAPVLLLKAAKVDKGSGVPNKTKVATVTKDQVREIAETKMPDLNAANVEAAMRMVEGTARSMGITVQD from the coding sequence GTGGCTAAAAAAGTCGTAAAACAAGTTAAATTACAAATCCCAGCCGGCAAAGCAAGCCCTGCTCCACCAGTAGGTCCAGCGCTCGGTCAAGCACAAGTAAACATCATGGGGTTCTGTAAAGAGTTCAACGCTCGTACACAAGATCAAGCAGGCTTGATTATTCCTGTTGTTATCTCTGTATACGAAGACCGTTCATTTACTTTCATCACCAAAACTCCACCAGCTCCAGTATTGTTACTGAAAGCTGCTAAAGTTGACAAAGGTTCAGGTGTACCTAACAAAACTAAGGTTGCCACTGTAACCAAAGATCAAGTACGAGAAATCGCAGAAACTAAAATGCCAGACTTAAATGCAGCCAATGTTGAAGCTGCAATGCGCATGGTTGAAGGTACTGCTCGCTCAATGGGGATTACAGTCCAAGACTAA
- the cysS gene encoding cysteine--tRNA ligase, which produces MAIQVYNTLTRQKEVFRPIKEGQVAFYVCGPTVYNYIHIGNARSAVAFDTIRRYFQYRGYQVNYVSNFTDVDDKIIKAAIAEGSTPEAIADKYIAAFKEDTGQLNIQPATVHPRVMENIEEIIAFVQTLIEKGHAYESEGDVYFKTDSFKDYGHLSDQSLEDLLVGASERLDQVVAERKANPLDFALWKTAKPGEIAWDSPWGPGRPGWHIECSVMATKYLGDTIDIHGGGQDLTFPHHENEIAQSEACTGHTFAHYWLHNGFVTIGKQDEKMSKSLGNFVLLRDLLGAYDPMVIRYMLATTYYRRPLRYDEAVITEAQANVSKLREAIRRLKHRQEQASADLEGHEAWLTEISGIQEQFVTAMDDDFNASNGITALFDLVKSLNRYLELEVTSQGVLSLYDKVLHDLLAVFGLDLEDKSNSIDQEIEALIEERRQARANKDFARSDAIRDQLKEQGILLDDTPQGTVWKRVNR; this is translated from the coding sequence ATGGCAATACAAGTCTATAATACCTTGACACGGCAGAAGGAAGTCTTCCGTCCCATTAAAGAAGGGCAAGTGGCTTTCTATGTCTGCGGTCCGACCGTCTATAACTATATCCATATCGGCAACGCCCGTAGCGCGGTAGCCTTTGACACTATTCGGCGTTACTTCCAGTATCGAGGTTATCAAGTCAATTATGTCAGCAACTTCACCGACGTTGACGATAAAATTATCAAGGCAGCGATTGCTGAAGGTTCAACTCCTGAAGCCATTGCTGACAAGTATATTGCGGCCTTCAAGGAAGATACTGGCCAGCTCAATATTCAACCGGCGACCGTCCACCCACGGGTTATGGAAAATATTGAGGAGATTATTGCCTTCGTCCAGACCTTAATCGAAAAGGGCCATGCCTATGAATCAGAAGGCGATGTTTACTTCAAGACGGATTCCTTCAAGGACTATGGCCATTTATCTGACCAATCGCTAGAAGATCTATTGGTTGGCGCTAGCGAACGTTTGGATCAGGTAGTTGCAGAACGCAAGGCTAATCCTCTGGACTTTGCCCTCTGGAAGACTGCCAAGCCTGGGGAGATTGCCTGGGATTCGCCGTGGGGGCCGGGCCGTCCTGGTTGGCATATTGAATGTTCAGTTATGGCCACTAAGTACCTAGGTGATACGATTGATATTCACGGGGGCGGGCAAGACCTCACCTTCCCTCACCATGAGAATGAGATTGCCCAGTCTGAAGCTTGCACCGGCCATACTTTTGCCCATTACTGGCTCCACAATGGCTTTGTGACCATTGGGAAGCAAGATGAGAAAATGAGTAAATCCCTGGGGAACTTTGTCCTTTTGCGCGACTTGTTAGGAGCCTACGACCCTATGGTCATTCGCTACATGTTGGCGACAACCTACTACCGTCGTCCTTTGCGCTATGATGAGGCAGTGATTACCGAAGCACAAGCCAATGTCAGCAAATTACGGGAGGCAATTCGTCGACTCAAGCACCGTCAGGAGCAAGCTAGTGCAGACCTTGAAGGTCATGAGGCTTGGTTAACTGAGATTAGTGGCATTCAAGAGCAATTTGTGACCGCTATGGATGATGACTTTAATGCTTCTAATGGGATTACAGCTCTCTTTGATTTGGTCAAGTCCCTGAACCGCTACCTGGAGCTAGAAGTAACTAGCCAGGGTGTTCTGTCACTTTATGACAAAGTCCTACATGATTTATTAGCAGTATTTGGCTTGGATTTAGAAGATAAAAGCAATAGTATTGATCAGGAAATTGAGGCGCTGATTGAGGAACGCCGTCAAGCCCGGGCCAACAAGGATTTCGCCCGTAGCGATGCGATTCGTGATCAACTCAAAGAGCAAGGCATTCTCTTAGATGATACGCCTCAAGGTACGGTTTGGAAGCGAGTGAATCGATGA